A stretch of the Aspergillus puulaauensis MK2 DNA, chromosome 6, nearly complete sequence genome encodes the following:
- a CDS encoding Zn(II)2Cys6 transcription factor (COG:K;~EggNog:ENOG410PVXP;~InterPro:IPR036864,IPR021858,IPR001138;~PFAM:PF00172,PF11951;~go_function: GO:0000981 - DNA-binding transcription factor activity, RNA polymerase II-specific [Evidence IEA];~go_function: GO:0008270 - zinc ion binding [Evidence IEA];~go_process: GO:0006355 - regulation of transcription, DNA-templated [Evidence IEA]) — translation MEARMMVFEPAQNPDPPPPADSSLPDKDKKKRVRRWHHRGFTGCSTCRRRHVRCDEASPTCRNCTRLGLECDGSQGRMTFKVYGPPPPPPTEQPAPPKKRGKSQKRVKKEEPTNDSVDGVVVSPTTVTDSKPLVFRFENPVFSVGSESPPSDEDNTRVKKEHDDVEFVLLPTTGNSGPMPIQYRFEHEKLPVASLDSLQGRYYTHFVNEVATLLLIYDTPTNVNPFRRSFPDISHSSLSMASAMEALGALHLANTSTGQERNVHFQHAMGKYGEVVKTFRTRHEVNQRLRLPDFATCLLLALFEMMDSQHHNWAIHLKGAREIYKFMFSPNTDPAHEAQRVAEMNHPLRQFLVSLLSYLDVAGACATSEGTVVEGSYWRTLGGGWEYNLGIPSMSEDSTDNGLLQDLRQCWSVMMEIQVAISSFGKAKQSGWVAPEQQDLVYRGLLQRLVQWRLDAPRCIQQLGELDDESLSQYPHQDVLEYAGCVEAYEKATHIFLHKVAAVARPDILPQREVLAALSTRILNLISKLAKDVGRLAICWPLFIAGRESRDEREHKFVRETMIDMQRYGFKNVEKGLEELEKAWFKQRAFPEGWVDTMDDVRSSILLP, via the exons ATGGAGGCCCGTATGATGGTCTTTGAGCCGGCTCAAAACCCcgatcctcctccgcccgcCGACTCCTCGCTGCCCGAtaaggataagaagaagcGTGTCCGACGATGGCATCACCGCGGCTTCACGGGCTGCTCGACctgtcgccgccgccatgTCCGCTGCGACGAAGCTTCTCCCACCTGTCGGAACTGCACCCGGCTCGGTTTGGAGTGTGATGGGAGTCAGGGTCGCATGACGTTCAAGGTCTAtgggccgccgccgccgccaccgaCCGAGCAACCTGCCCCGCCCAAGAAACGCGGCAAGTCGCAGAAACgagtgaagaaggaggagccTACGAATGATTCTGTCGACGGTGTGGTCGTCTCGCCGACGACGGTTACCGACTCGAAACCGCTGGTCTTTCGCTTCGAGAATCCCGTTTTCTCTGTCGGCTCTGAATCTCCTCCCTCCGACGAAGATAATAccagggtgaagaaggaacaCGATGATGTCGAGTTTGTGCTGCTCCCGACAACGGGCAATTCGGGCCCAATGCCAATCCAATATCGTTTTGAACATGAAAAGCTGCCAGTTGCGTCATTGGACAGCTTGCAGGGACGCTATTATACCCATTTCGTTAATGAAGTTGCTACGCTGCTGCTTATCTACGATACACCGACCAACGTAAACCCGTTTCGACGAAGTTTTCCCGATATCTCTCATTCGTCGTTGTCAATGGCGAGCGCAATGGAAGCTCTGGGAGCGCTGCATCTAGCCAACACTTCCACAGGTCAGGAGCGAAATGTCCATTTTCAGCACGCCATGGGCAAGTATGGCGAGGTCGTCAAGACCTTTAGAACGAGGCACGAAGTCAATCAGCGATTACGGCTTCCAGATTTCGCCACctgtttattattagctCTCTTCGAG ATGATGGACTCGCAGCATCACAACTGGGCGATCCATCTCAAAGGCGCCCGTGAGATTTACAAATTTATGTTTTCCCCGAACACCGACCCCGCCCACGAAGCCCAGCGCGTCGCCGAAATGAATCACCCACTCCGACAATTCCTGgtttccctcctctcctaCCTCGATGTCGCAGGTGCGTGCGCTACGAGTGAAGGAACCGTTGTTGAAGGAAGTTACTGGAGAACACTTGGCGGCGGATGGGAATACAATCTAGGGATACCCAGCATGTCGGAAGATAGCACCGACAATGGTCTACTGCAGGATCTGCGCCAATGCTGGTCGGTCATGATGGAAATCCAGGTGGCCATTAGCTCATTTGGAAAGGCGAAACAGTCTGGATGGGTGGCTCCTGAACAACAAGACCTCGTCTACCGTGGTCTATTGCAGCGACTAGTGCAGTGGCGCCTCGATGCCCCGCGATGCATACAGCAACTCGGAGAACTGGATGACGAGAGCTTATCGCAGTATCCGCACCAAGACGTTCTCGAGTATGCAGGCTGCGTTGAAGCCTACGAAAAGGCCACCCATATCTTCCTTCACAAGGTAGCCGCTGTCGCGCGACCCGATATTCTGCCGCAAAGAGAGGTCCTGGCCGCTCTCAGTACCAGAATCCTCAACCTCATTAGTAAGTTGGCAAAAGACGTCGGGCGCCTAGCCATCTGCTGGCCTCTTTTCATTGCGGGGCGTGAAAGCCGGGATGAACGCGAGCACAAATTTGTTCGAGAGACCATGATCGATATGCAAAGATATGGGTTCAAG AACGTGGAAAAGGGcctcgaagagctcgaaaaGGCCTGGTTCAAACAACGCGCATTCCCAGAAGGCTGGGTAGACACCATGGACGATGTCCGCTCATCGATACTCCTTCCTTAA
- a CDS encoding putative nicotinamide nucleotide transhydrogenase (COG:I;~EggNog:ENOG410PKE2;~InterPro:IPR026255,IPR008142,IPR007698,IPR036291, IPR024605,IPR008143,IPR007886,IPR029035,IPR034300;~PFAM:PF02233,PF01262,PF05222,PF12769;~TransMembrane:13 (o506-526i538-561o567-586i606-626o632-650i657-676o682-701i713-733o745-766i787-804o810-828i840-858o864-886i);~go_function: GO:0008746 - NAD(P)+ transhydrogenase activity [Evidence IEA];~go_function: GO:0016491 - oxidoreductase activity [Evidence IEA];~go_process: GO:0055114 - oxidation-reduction process [Evidence IEA];~go_process: GO:1902600 - proton transmembrane transport [Evidence IEA]), protein MSAPFPLRSALGSCRAVLGTFPGRSYISLKQSFVRLHSSRPSYQHHESVWQYHTQSPRAYATSTSPPSTVPVIPYTSLTIGVPREIFPNERRVALTPQNVALLLKKGVSRVLVERGAGEGAQLHDQAYEQAGATLVDQATIWSQSNIVLKVRGPQQDGTFNEIEALNKGSTVISFLYPAQNKELVDKIASRGATSFAMDMVPRISRAQVFDALSSMANIAGYKAVLEASNHFGRFLTGQATAAGKIPPGKVLVIGAGVAGLSAIGSARRMGAIVRGFDTRPDVREQVQSLGAEFIEVDIQEDGAGQGGYAKQMSPEFIEAEMKLFMAQAREVDIIITTALIPGKPAPKLVTKEMLAAMKPGSVIVDLAAEAGGNCEATVPGKLTTYNDVTVIGYTDFPSRLPAQSSSLYSNNITKYLLSMAPQEKSFGVDLTDEVVRGSIVTHNGEILPPVPRAAPPSPKKEAAATPLAAKAELALTPWQKATREVTATTAGMGTALALGKATGPIFMGNMLTAGLAGLVGYRAVWGVAPALHSPLMSVTNAISGMVGVGGFFIMGGGYLPTTVPEFLGSVSVLLAFMNVSGGFVITKRMLDMFKRPTDPPEYPWLYAIPAAIFGGGFLAAAGTGMAGLVQAGYLVSSVLCISSISGLASQQTARRGNIFGILGVAAGILASLAAVGFSPEVLTQFAGVASAGAVVGALIGRRITPTGLPQTVAALHSVVGLAAVLTSAGSVMADINDISTLHLVTAYLGVLIGGVTFTGSIVAFLKLAGRMSSRPTILPGRHLVNSTLLGGNIATMGAFITMAPANPVIAATCLGANTALSFLKGYTTTAAIGGADMPVVITVLNAYSGFALVAEGFMLNNPLLTSVGSLIGVSGSILSYIMCVAMNRSLPNVLFGGISNPQQSQKKIEGEVTQINVEETVDSLANAESVIIIVGYGMAVAKAQYALAEITHMLRAKGVKVRFAIHPVAGRMPGQCNVLLAEASVPYDIVLEMDEINDDFTDTDVTLVIGANDTVNPIALEPDSAISGMPVLQAWKSKEVIVMKRGMSSGYADVPNPMFYKPNTRMLFGDAKTSCDAIKASIEARK, encoded by the exons ATGAGTGCACCGTTCCCCCTGCGGTCGGCTCTGGGATCGTGTCGAGCGGTCCTCGGTACCTTCCCAGGCAGGTCCTACATCTCACTCAAGCAGTCGT TTGTCCGCCTTCACTCCTCCCGACCCTCGTACCAGCACCATGAGTCAGTCTGGCAATACCATACACAGAGCCCTCGGGCGTACGCGACCAGTACCTCTCCGCCGTCTACAGTTCCTGTCATCCCGTACACCTCTTTGACGATCGGAGTGCCTCGTGAGATTTTCCCGAACGAACGCCGGGTTGCGCTTACACCTCAGAATGTTGCCTTGCTGCTTAAGAAAGGCGTCTCGCGTGTGTTGGTAGAACGCGGAGCTGGTGAAGGCGCCCAGCTGCACGACCAAGCGTATGAGCAAGCCGGCGCTACTTTAGTCGACCAAGCTACTATATGGTCTCAGAGTAACATTGTCTTGAAAGTCCGTGGCCCTCAGCAGGATGGTACCTTCAACGAAATCGAGGCCTTGAACAAAGGCAGTACAGTCATTTCGTTTCTCTACCCAGCCCAGAACAAGGAGCTGGTGGATAAGATTGCCTCACGCGGCGCGACTAGCTTCGCAATGGACATGGTTCCGCGCATCTCACGCGCCCAAGTTTTTGACGCTCTAAG TTCGATGGCCAATATTGCTGGTTACAAGGCTGTTCTGGAAGCCTCAAACCACTTCGGTCGTTTCTTAACCGGTCAGGCCACCGCGGCTGGAAAGATCCCCCCCGGCAAGGTTCTAGTGATCGGCGCTGGTGTCGCCGGTTTGAGTGCCATAGGATCCGCCCGCCGCATGGGCGCAATTGTTCGCGGTTTCGATACTAGACCTGATGTTCGAGAACAGGTTCAGTCACTTGGTGCGGAATTCATCGAAGTGGACATCCAGGAAGATGGCGCTGGCCAAGGTGGTTACGCGAAGCAAATGTCACCAGAATTCATCGAGGCAGAGATGAAACTTTTCATGGCACAAGCCCGCGAGGTGGACATCATTATCACTACTGCTTTGATTCCAGGGAAGCCGGCTCCGAAGCTGGTCACCAAAGAG ATGCTCGCGGCTATGAAACCCGGGTCTGTCATTGTTGATCTAgctgctgaggctggcggGAACTGCGAGGCAACTGTTCCTGGAAAATTGACTACCTACAATGATGTTACTGTTATTG GTTACACCGATTTCCCGTCTCGCCTACCAGCCCAATCGTCCTCGTTGTACTCTAACAACATCACTAAGTACCTCCTTTCTATGGCTCCCCAGGAAAAGTCCTTCGGTGTTGATTTGACGGACGAGGTGGTTCGAGGATCTATTGTGACTCACAATGGTGAAATCCTCCCTCCCGTACCTCGTGCTGCACCACCGTCTCCGAaaaaagaagcagcagcaaccccGTTGGCGGCAAAGGCAGAGCTGGCTTTGACACCATGGCAAAAGGCCACCCGTGAGGTCACAGCTACCACCGCTGGGATGGGAACTGCTCTCGCACTGGGCAAAGCAACTGGACCGATCTTTATGGGCAACATGCTGACAGCTGGCCTGGCCGGGCTTGTCGGTTATCGTGCTGTTTGGGGTGTTGCGCCTGCTCTTCACTCCCCCTTGATGAGTGTCACCAATGCGATTTCGGGTatggttggtgttggcggaTTCTTCATCATGGGCGGCGGCTACCTTCCCACAACCGTTCCGGAATTTCTGGGATCCGTGTCTGTTCTTCTCGCATTCATGAATGTTTCTGGCGGTTTCGTCATCACGAAGCGCATGCTCGATATGTTCAAGCGTCCTACTGATCCACCTGAGTACCCCTGGTTGTATGCTATCCCGGCTGCTATCTTTGGCGGTGGCTTTCTGGCTGCCGCAGGGACTGGTATGGCTGGACTCGTTCAGGCGGGATATCTAGTCAGCAGTGTCCTGTGTATCAGCTCTATTTCTGGCCTTGCTTCCCAGCAGACCGCGCGCCGTGGAAATATCTTCGGTATACTCGGTGTCGCTGCCGGTATTCTCGCGTCGCTAGCAGCTGTCGGATTTTCTCCTGAAGTATTAACTCAGTTCGCCGGTGTTGCCAGTGCaggtgctgttgttg GGGCGTTGATTGGACGTCGTATTACTCCAACTGGACTTCCACAGACTGTTGCCGCTTTACACTCCGTTGTTGGCCTCGCAGCCGTACTCACAAGCGCTGGGAGTGTGATGGCCGACATAAACGATATTTCGACTCTCCATCTAGTTACAGCATATCTTGGAGTCCTTATCG GTGGTGTCACATTCACTGGCTCCATTGTGGCCTTCCTCAAACTCGCCGGCCGCATGTCCTCCAGGCCGACAATTCTCCCCGGGCGCCATTTGGTGAACTCAACCTTGCTAGGAGGCAATATAGCTACTATGGGCGCATTTATCACCATGGCGCCCGCTAACCCTGTTATTGCTGCTACATGCCTGGGAGCCAATACCGCGCTCAGTTTCTTAAAAGGCTACACCACGACTGCCGCTATTGGTGGCGCAGATATGC CGGTTGTTATTACCGTGCTTAACGCGTATTCCGGTTTCGCATTAGTTGCAGAAGGGTTTATGCTCAACAATCCGCTCCTCACGAGCGTGGGTTCTTTAATTGGAGTCAGCGGTTCAATTCTGTCGTACATAATG TGTGTCGCAATGAACCGATCTTTGCCGAACGTGCTGTTTGGTGGAATATCGAACCCTCAACAAtcccagaagaagatcgagggCGAGGTTACGCAAATCAATGTTGAAGAAACGGTAGACTCTCTGGCCAACGCGGAGAGTGTCATCATC ATTGTTGGCTACGGCATGGCCGTAGCAAAGGCACAGTACGCCCTAGCCGAGATCACGCACATGCTGCGTGCCAAGGGCGTCAAAGTCCGCTTCGCCATTCATCCCGTTGCCGGGCGTATGCCAGGGCAGTGTAACGTCCTGCTTGCAGAGGCGTCCGTGCCTTACGACA TTGTACTGGAAATGGATGAAATCAACGACGACTTTACGGACACGGACGTGACCCTCGTGATCGGCGCCAACGACACAGTTAACCCTATCGCCCTGGAACCCGACTCCGCAATCTCAGGCATGCCCGTGCTGCAGGCGtggaagagcaaggaggTTATCGTGATGAAGCGTGGCATGTCCAGTGGATACG CTGATGTCCCCAACCCGATGTTCTACAAACCCAACACCAGGATGCTATTCGGAGACGCAAAGACCTCGTGTGATG CCATCAAAGCCAGTATCGAGGCCCGTAAGTAG
- a CDS encoding putative amino acid permease (COG:E;~EggNog:ENOG410PJF5;~InterPro:IPR002293;~PFAM:PF00324,PF13520;~TransMembrane:12 (i48-69o81-103i124-143o177-196i203-225o252-269i290-310o341-370i391-410o416-439i460-479o485-507i);~go_component: GO:0016020 - membrane [Evidence IEA];~go_function: GO:0022857 - transmembrane transporter activity [Evidence IEA];~go_process: GO:0055085 - transmembrane transport [Evidence IEA]), with protein MSSRAHHDQLIEQDPAGEDTRSQRESQEDAALLKTMGYKPVLHRTYSFFENFATTFAALYFVGGVRVTFSTGIAAGGNLAYWTSYLVTVVFTFITAAVIAEVCSASPSAGSIYLWAAEAGGPRFGRLLGFIVAWWSTTAWTTFCASNTQSATNYLLSELTVFDVDFPKDVTDVKFRAVQWIVTEVLLALAALLNFMPPRYFKYVFWFSSAVVMLDFFLNVIWLPIGTANTWGFRTAEEAFMSTYNGTNAPPGWNWCLSYLATAGILIGFDASGHVAEETKHASVTAARGIFWSTVASGIGGFATIILFLFCAPTPDKLFEFGSPQPFVPLYAVVLGKGGHIFMNIICIFALWLNTAVAIVAASRLVFAVARDGVLPFSSWVSVVHNGQPRNAVIVVWSVAALITCTILPSDVAFTSLVSAAGVPSAAAYGLICLARLFLTPKRFPKPAWSLGKWSKPFQVIGVFWNGWVVAVLFSPYAFPVTGENLNYAPIIMAGVTIFALVSYFIMPEEAWLPRNRISNFVDSKGVVGTTVDEVGGTSSEARQSPEPEPQTKIPAEN; from the exons ATGTCGTCACGGGCTCACCATGATCAGCTCATCGAGCAGGATCCCGCTGGGGAAGATACGAGGAGCCAAAGAGAATCGCAGGAAGATGCAGCTCTTCTG AAAACAATGGGCTATAAGCCG GTCCTACATCGGACATACTCATTTTTCGAAAACTTCGCCACGACATTCG CTGCGCTATACTTTGTCGGTGGTGTACGTGTCACCTTTAGTACCGGTATTGCCGCTGGCGGAAACTTGGCTTATTG GACGAGCTATCTCGTTACCGTGgtcttcaccttcatcacAGCGGCCGTGATCGCAGAAGTCTGCTCTGCTTCGCCTTCCGCCGGATCGATTTACCTCTGGGCTGCGGAAGCAGGCGGACCCAGATTCGGACGACTCCTTGGATTTATCGTCGCATGGTGGTCGACCACTGCGTGGACAACGTTCTGCGCCAGTAATACCCAGTCAGCAACAAACTATCTGCTATCT GAATTGACCGTATTTGACGTCGACTTTCCCAAGGATGTGACAGACGTCAAGTTCCGTGCTGTGCAATGGATCGTCACCGAGGTCCTCCTTGCCCTAGCAGCTCTGCTCAACTTCATGCCGC CGAGATATTTCAAATATGTCTTCTGGTTCTCCTCGGCGGTTGTTATGCTTGACTTCTTCCTTAATGTCATCTGGCTCCCAATTGGCACAGCCAATACTTGGGGATTCAGAACTGCCGAGGAAGCCTTCATGTCTACGTACAACGGCACTAACGCTCCCCCGGGGTGGAACTGGTGTCTCTCCTATCTTGCCACCGCCGGTATTCTGATTGGATTTGACGCCTCCGGTCACGTCGCAGAGGAAACCAAGCACGCATCTGTGACGGCCGCGCGGGGTATCTTCTGGAGCACAGTTGCAAGTGGAATCGGCGGTTTCGCAACCATTATCCTATTCCTTTTCTGCGCA CCCACTCCTGACAAGCTCTTCGAATTCGGCTCGCCGCAGCCCTTCGTGCCTCTGTACGCCGTTGTTCTCGGAAAGGGTGGGCACATTTTCATGAATATTATCTGCATATTCGCCCTCTGGCTC AACACCGCGGTGGCCATCGTAGCGGCGTCTCGCCTCGTCTTCGCCGTAGCCCGCGACGGcgtcctccccttctcctcttgGGTCTCCGTTGTCCACAACGGCCAGCCCCGCAACGCCGTCATCGTTGTCTGGAGTGTCGCGGCCTTAATCACCTGCACCATCCTCCCGTCAGACGTTGCTTTCACCTCCCTCGTTTCAGCGGCCGGTGTCCCCTCTGCTGCAGCATATGGCCTCATCTGCCTCGCGCGTCTCTTCCTCACCCCGAAACGATTCCCCAAGCCCGCATGGAGTCTTGGAAAGTGGTCCAAACCATTCCAGGTCATCGGAGTGTTCTGGAACGGATGGGTTGTTGCGGTGCTCTTCTCGCCGTATGCTTTCCCGGTGACAGGCGAGAACCTAAACTATGCCCCTATCATCATGGCCGGCGTGACCATCTTCGCACTTGTTTCGTACTTCATTATGCCGGAGGAGGCGTGGTTGCCGCGGAACCGCATCTCGAACTTCGTCGATAGCAAGGGTGTTGTCGGCACGACGGTGGATGAGGTTGGTGGTACGTCGAGCGAGGCTCGTCAGTCGCCGGAACCAGAACCCCAGACCAAAATCCCTGCCGAGAATTGA
- a CDS encoding putative MFS maltose permease (COG:G;~EggNog:ENOG410PF97;~InterPro:IPR005829,IPR005828,IPR003663,IPR036259, IPR020846;~PFAM:PF00083,PF07690;~TransMembrane:8 (i112-132o174-192i204-223o341-359i366-386o398-421i433-451o471-487i);~go_component: GO:0016020 - membrane [Evidence IEA];~go_component: GO:0016021 - integral component of membrane [Evidence IEA];~go_function: GO:0022857 - transmembrane transporter activity [Evidence IEA];~go_process: GO:0055085 - transmembrane transport [Evidence IEA]), whose amino-acid sequence MDDHKQTLAHGKHAAQQEQAMTLWQGLRLYPKAVAWSVLLSSTLIMEGYDLALLGTLYASPAFNQKYGVQTADDDWNISAAWQSGLSNGARVGEVIGLILSGLVSERLGYRWTMISALLAMNAVIFLFFFAVDVRMLLSAEVLAGIPWGVFQTLPAAYAAEVCPVVLRPYLTTYINMCWVMGQFIAAGVNRASFAREDQWSYRIPFAIQWAWPLPLAVGIFFAPESPWWHVRRGDIAGAKHALQRLTLTSSPSRDTNQSEPFDLDATIAMIAHTNELEKSLTAGTSYTDCFKRAGGNLRRTEIVCGVWIVQTLCGQNLMGYFAYFCVQAGLPEVHSFNLSLAQYALGILGTIGSWFLMAKLGRRSIHLLGLCCLFTLLIVTGSLSFASPSNTAAKWSIGAMLILFTFLYDITLGPVTYALVSELSSTRLRSKTINLARAGYNISNIAVNVLTNYQLNDDGETGWGWGARSAYFWAGSCVASLVWAFWRVPEPRGRTFAELDVLFERGVSARRFGGVVVDPFEDGMEVGEGREGGKG is encoded by the coding sequence ATGGACGACCACAAACAGACCCTGGCCCACGGCAAACATGCTGCCCAGCAAGAGCAGGCCATGACGCTCTGGCAGGGCCTCCGTCTGTATCCCAAAGCCGTCGCATGGTCTGTGCTGCTATCCTCAACCCTCATCATGGAGGGCTACGACCTCGCCCTGCTGGGAACCCTCTACGCTTCACCAGCCTTCAACCAGAAATACGGCGTCCAAACCGCCGATGACGACTGGAATATCTCAGCAGCCTGGCAATCCGGCCTCTCAAACGGCGCGCGCGTCGGCGAGGTCATCGGCCTGATCCTCAGCGGTCTCGTCTCTGAACGCCTGGGCTATCGCTGGACAATGATCAGTGCCCTCCTTGCCATGAACgccgtcatcttcctcttcttcttcgccgtcgacgTCCGCATGCTCCTCTCTGCCGAAGTCCTGGCCGGTATCCCCTGGGGCGTCTTCCAGACCCTGCCAGCCGCATACGCCGCCGAAGTGTGCCCCGTCGTGCTGCGCCCATACCTGACTACCTACATCAACATGTGCTGGGTGATGGGCCAATtcatcgccgccggcgtCAACCGCGCCTCCTTCGCGCGAGAAGACCAATGGTCCTACCGCATCCCTTTCGCTATTCAATGGGCATGGCCCCTCCCACTCGCCGtggggatcttcttcgctcCCGAATCCCCCTGGTGGCACGTCCGACGTGGCGATATCGCCGGGGCCAAACACGCCCTGCAGCGCCTAACCctaacctcctccccatccagaGACACCAACCAAAGCGAACCATTCGACCTCGACGCCACAATAGCCATGATTGCACACACCAACGAGCTCGAAAAGTCACTCACAGCCGGGACATCATACACCGACTGCTTCAAGCGCGCAGGCGGCAACCTCCGACGCACAGAGATCGTCTGCGGCGTGTGGATCGTCCAGACACTCTGCGGACAGAACTTAATGGGCTACTTCGCCTATTTCTGCGTCCAGGCCGGCTTACCAGAGGTGCACTCGTTCAATCTCTCGCTCGCACAGTACGCACTCGGGATCCTAGGGACAATCGGCTCCTGGTTCCTCATGGCCAAGCTCGGCCGGCGAAGCATCCACCTCCTGGGCCTCTGTTGTTTATTCACACTGCTCATAGTAACAGGGAGTCTCTCCTTCGCATCTCCATCAAACACAGCAGCTAAATGGTCCATCGGCGCCATGCTAATCCTCTTCACATTCCTCTACGACATAACCCTGGGCCCCGTAACATACGCGCTCGTCTCCGAACTCTCCTCAACGCGCCTCCGATCCAAAACTATAAACCTCGCGCGCGCGGGCTACAATATTAGTAATATCGCCGTGAATGTGCTCACGAACTACCAGCTGAATGACGATGGCGAGACGGGGTGGGGCTGGGGCGCGCGGTCTGCGTATTTCTGGGCGGGCTCTTGTGTGGCTTCTCTTGTTTGGGCGTTTTGGAGGGTTCCTGAGCCGAGGGGGAGAACTTTTGCTGAGCTTGATGTGCTTTTTGAGAGGGGGGTTTCGGCTAGGAGGTTTgggggggttgttgttgatccatttgaggatgggatggaggTAGGAGAGGGGAGAGAGGGTGGGAAGGGGTGA